The stretch of DNA TAGGTTTGGGGGTCTCTATAAATCCCAAAGAGTCTGGGAAAAAAGCCATCAGCGATGCGATGAAAAACCTTAGCATGGTTCCAAAATTCGTTATGGTATTTATAGATTATTGTAAATTTGAAGAAGAGGTTTTAAAAGGAATAACAGAGGTATTGGGCATTACAATTCCGATATTTGGTGGAACTACCACCGACAATTTTGAATTTAAAAAAACTTACCAATATTGCAATGATGTTTATTTTGATAGTGTAGTTTGTGTGGCATTTGGTGGAGATATTTTACCTAAAATGGCTTATGGAAATTATTCAGAGTCCAATAAACAATCCAAGCCATATAAACCATATATATATAATGACATTGAAGAAACTAAAACTGTGATAACAGAAACAAATAAACGATATATATACAAGTTAAACAGTATAAATGCACTCGATTATTATAAAAACATTTCAAAATTTAACGGTTCTTATGAGGAGCTCCAAAAAGATAGGCAATTTTATTTATCCCATGCATTCGGTCTTTTAAATGCAAATGGTGAAATAATTTTAAAGGGACCCATATCTATAAAAAATGGAGTTTTAATATGCGGTTCTAATGTTATTGAAAGAAATGAATTAAAAATGGTCAATATAACCAACGAAAAAATTAAAGAATTGTTTAGGAGCTCTACAAATTTACTAATTAATACCACTCCAAAATATGAATCTCCATTAACATTCTGCTGTTCATCTACATATTTGCCTGAAATATCAGAAGAATCTGTAAAAGATAGTTTGAAATCTTGTCCCTTAAATCTTTTTGGATTTTCAACCTATGGTGAGATAACTTTAAGAGATTATATGAATTATACAGTATCAATGTGTTCCATAGTCCCTGATTTAGCTTCTATTAGTGCAAAGGATGGAATTCACATGGTTACAAAGTATCCTGCTACAAAGGAAACTATATTAAAAATAAACGAAATGGGTGGGGAAGTTAAAATAGAAGAGCTCGCAAGGGCTTTAAATATTCATAGAAGAACGGCTTATGATAGGATAGAACCCCTTCTTCAATATGGATTTGTTGAAAAGGAACATGCACTTATAAAAATAACAGATTTTGGAAGATTATTATTAAAACTTTGGATATAATTTTTTAAATTCTATTATGTTATACTTCTTATTTTTCATTATATTTTATATAATTTTATTATTTTTATTACTTAATTCATTTTTATCCATAAATATAACATTAATACTGTTCAATAAATTGACTTCCTCTTCTGTTAGGGTTTCCTCTTTGACACCATCTCCAATTATAGCACTATGCCCAAGTGGGTCTTCAATTATGAGTGTTGCAGTTTCTTTACCATTTTTGATATCTTCAATTTTTTCCATTATTTCTTCTGCTTTTTTCTTTTCCTCATTAGTTTCTGTCCACTTAATCAGGGTTTTTAGGGAATCTTCAAGACGATTTAATACCCCTTCAACATTTGAAATATAGCCCTGTGAAGCAGGGCCTGGTTTAACCTCAAAACCCAATTCTGGTATTTTTATATAACCTGTGGAGCTTTTTATAACCCTTTTATTTAGGTCTTCTTCCCCACATATTTTTAAAATAAACCTTTTTGGTTCTTTAACCTCCACAGGCAGTATATCACTTTTTCTATATTTACATTTATCACATATCATAGTAGTTTCAATAACCTTGCCAAAATATGGAATATCCAATTCATTTGTTATAATTTTCAATGAATTTTTAGCACCACATATGGGACAGTCTATGACATTTACAGATTTAGTTTCCATGTTTTCACCAATATTCATTATAATATGTTATTTTTGTAAAAATTATTATCTATATTCTACTATATATTTTACCATATTATTTTACCATATTTTACTTAAATTATTTTATAACTTATTTATTAATTATAAACTGTTAATTATAATATATTATTATAATATATTATTTAGATATTCTCATTAATTCCAAATAATTCTAATTAGCGTATTTTATTTTTTATACGGGCTTAGAAATTTAGAAGTTTTGGAAATTTTTTATAATATATATAATTTTTGATTTGATTGTAGGGAAAAATTATATATATATCATCCGTCAAGAATAATATTATTCTTATGAAATAGATAATTATTGAATATGATATATATCGGAAGTATAATTCCTATGTGAAATAACCTTGAATATTCTTGAATATATCTCTAAATTTCTTATGTGAAGGGACATTATGTACAAAAAGCTTGATATTATAGAACATGCCATTTTACTGAACCCTAAATATATCAAAATATTCCGTAATAAATTAAAAATAACTCAGTCAAAACTTGCTGAGGAAAGTGGTGTTAGTCAGTCCCATTTGAGCATGCTTGAAAAAGGAAAAAGAGAAGCTACGAAATCTCATGCTGCGGCAATAACTTTGGGGTTGTTAAAATGCAGTGATATATGGGATAAAGAGAATCCAATTCTATATCTATTGGATATCCTATCATTGACAAAACTTGAATCTACAATTGTTAAACTTGTTAAGGAGCTCCTATCTAAAAATAGCACACATAAAAGATACATTGAAGGATACCCAGTTTTCATTGTTGATAGGGATTCATTTACCGAGTATATTAAAAAAAATCTTAAAGTAATCACTATTGAAAATGTGGAATTTTTTAGGGGAAGAATAAAGGTTAAAGGTATATATTCAGATAATAGGGATGTTTGCATATTCTTGGATTGTTCCGATATTAGACGATTGGAAACTAAAATTTCCAAAGTCCTTGGAAAAAAACAATTATCCAGATATTTCCAAAAGAAGAGATGCCACCAATTTACTCCATTAAAAAAGATGGTATTGTAATACACTGTTGGTAATAAGTAAAATAAAAAATAAATCCAATAAAAATAATAAATTAATAGTAATAAATTAATAATAAAATCAAAAAATTATAATAAATTAATAAGGTTAATAATATTTTGAATTTATAAATGGCTCTAATATTGGTGATATTATGAATTCATTATTAATTTATTTGTATAGTAGCTCAGTGATTTCTTCACTAATCATCGGAGCTCTGATAAGATTACCTTTAAAACCAGATATGGATTCTTTTGAAGGTAATGTTCTATTCCCAAATATATTTGTTGCTTTGGGATTAACGGCAATTACCAACTTCTTATTCAATATAAATATGGATATTATTTCATACCTGATTGCAGGTATTGTAATTGGCATAATTTCTGCTTTATTTTCAAAATATGCAAATAGGATATTCCCAGGTGTTGATTATGCTACTCATTGAGGTTGTGAAGTTGATTATTGCATCTGTAATATGTTGGATAAATTTTGTAATAGTGGATACATACTTTGGATTGCCAAAAAAACCCGGTGTATCTGGTGCTGATGTAATTGGAAAAAAGATAGACAAAATTGGAGGAAATATTAATGGAGGGTATTTCATGGGAAATATAGTATGTTCGCCTGATGCCTCAGCTGGAACATTGATGGCCTCTATATTTTACTATGTAATGGGTTTTGAAGGCGGCCTTATAGCTGCACTTTTGGTATTTATAGGTAATAGGTTATGTAATGACCCAGGTTATGCTGGAACCATTGGAACCATAACTGCAACAATCTTGATATACCTATGTAGTGGCTTTATAGAACCCCAATATTTCATAGCTGGAATGGTAATTGCAATATTTACTATTCAAGGATTCTACCATACCTATGCCTCCAAAATATTGGGAAGTATAGCAAAAAAGATGGGGAGGATATAAATGGATATTGTAACATTGTCAATAGGTATTGTCGCCGTTATTGTAGGATTGAGGGTATTCCTAACAAGAAGTAGGGCTCTGAAACTACCATACATATGTTGCCTAAACTTCTGCATAGCGGCATTAATTGTGCTATATGTAAAAAGCCCAATGGGTGCTATTGCAGCAATAGTGTATTTTATATTCTCCACGGTATCAAGTAATGCCATAGCCCACACAATTGGTGAAATGAAGAAAATTGAAAAGGTATCAAAATAAAATAAAGAAAATAAAAAGAAATAAAGATAAAACAGGTGATTAAATGGATATTTTACCATTAGTATCCATATTATGCTGTATCCTTGGTGGAATTGGTGTAATTTTGCACACCGATTATATAAATAAGATTATCATGTTTGCATTCTTGGAAGCTGGATTAACGGGATTAATCGTTTCGTTTTATTATCTGGATGTAGCCATGATTTCGTCAATATTGGAACCCATAGGAACAATCATATTATTATTGGGTGCTTTAAAATACTACCATACCCAAAAAACCAAGAAAAAATACAGTTCAGAAGTTCCAATACTTGCAAGATAAATATGAGGCAATGGTGAATATTATGAATCTAATCATATTGACAACATACATTGGTTATTTTCTACTAATAGTAGGAACAATTGGTGCAATATTTGGTCCAATGGTTGATGACCCATTTAAAAGGCTATTAAACATGGAAGTGCCTTCAATGGGGGTATCATTAATCTTCTTGGCATACAATGAAACGCTTGCACTTATGACTTATCTCGCAGTAAATGCCATACTTATGCTTGTGTTAGTTAGGGCAATTATCAAAAATGAGGAAATGGAGGAGTAATATGAGAAAACTCAGTAAAATATGGAATTACATGTCAAAACCTGAGGTAGTTCCAAGGTTATTTGCAGGATTCCTATGTTTGGTATTATTTGTTGAGTTTTTTGCCCCTACAACATTTAATGGAAACCAACTCTATCCAAAAGATGTTCCACAGGGTCAAATATTCAAAACTCCACTTGCTCCCTATGATAGAGGAGGAGCTCCCCTTAAAAAAGCCGCAGATATTAAAACTCAATACCCACAATTTGAACCAATAAGAGGAAAAATAACGGCATATTTAACTCCAATATCAATATGGATTAGTGAAAAAACTCCCTACTTTGGAACAACCATAGTTTCTACCCCTGGGGGCATATTGGATGAGATATTATACTATACGCGAGGATTTGACACGGTGCTTGAATCTACCACATTGTTAATTTCATTTATAATATTTAGCTGGATATACCTCAATAGAGATGAGGTGAAATAATGGATATTGTAAGTTATTTATTCAATAAAACTGTTGTTTCAGGATTTATAATTGGGATATTGTCATTGTATGCAATATCTCGTCAAAAATCCGATATACACATGCTTTTATTAACAGACCTTGTGGAATGTGCCATGCTTGTGGTGATAGCTGCTGTTGGAACAGACCTTGCAGAGGCACTTGTACTTCCAGGGTTGGTTGTTAGTATGGCAGAGCTCTTGGCAGTTTCAGAGGTGCTTGTTCTTAGAAATGAAATGAGGGCTAATAATTATAACAAACATAAAAAATCAAAACTTCTTGAAGAATTTATTGTAAAGGAGATACCCCATTGTAAAGATATTAAATTTGGTAAAATGGAGGTGTTATCTAGTGCTCCAAGATTTATGGCATTTATATTG from Methanothermococcus okinawensis IH1 encodes:
- a CDS encoding FIST N-terminal domain-containing protein; this encodes MRFIEFGQGFSDDDNPLKAGAHATSNALKQLKYSERPNVIFLFSSPDYDPEEILNGVKLITNTKTPIVGGSSRFQIVNNELLKNGVGVGILSSKYINVGVGVGLGVSINPKESGKKAISDAMKNLSMVPKFVMVFIDYCKFEEEVLKGITEVLGITIPIFGGTTTDNFEFKKTYQYCNDVYFDSVVCVAFGGDILPKMAYGNYSESNKQSKPYKPYIYNDIEETKTVITETNKRYIYKLNSINALDYYKNISKFNGSYEELQKDRQFYLSHAFGLLNANGEIILKGPISIKNGVLICGSNVIERNELKMVNITNEKIKELFRSSTNLLINTTPKYESPLTFCCSSTYLPEISEESVKDSLKSCPLNLFGFSTYGEITLRDYMNYTVSMCSIVPDLASISAKDGIHMVTKYPATKETILKINEMGGEVKIEELARALNIHRRTAYDRIEPLLQYGFVEKEHALIKITDFGRLLLKLWI
- a CDS encoding ZPR1 zinc finger domain-containing protein, producing the protein METKSVNVIDCPICGAKNSLKIITNELDIPYFGKVIETTMICDKCKYRKSDILPVEVKEPKRFILKICGEEDLNKRVIKSSTGYIKIPELGFEVKPGPASQGYISNVEGVLNRLEDSLKTLIKWTETNEEKKKAEEIMEKIEDIKNGKETATLIIEDPLGHSAIIGDGVKEETLTEEEVNLLNSINVIFMDKNELSNKNNKII
- the ehaA gene encoding energy-converting NiFe hydrogenase A subunit EhaA, with protein sequence MNSLLIYLYSSSVISSLIIGALIRLPLKPDMDSFEGNVLFPNIFVALGLTAITNFLFNINMDIISYLIAGIVIGIISALFSKYANRIFPGVDYATH
- a CDS encoding DUF2109 domain-containing protein, with the translated sequence MDIVTLSIGIVAVIVGLRVFLTRSRALKLPYICCLNFCIAALIVLYVKSPMGAIAAIVYFIFSTVSSNAIAHTIGEMKKIEKVSK
- a CDS encoding DUF2108 domain-containing protein codes for the protein MDILPLVSILCCILGGIGVILHTDYINKIIMFAFLEAGLTGLIVSFYYLDVAMISSILEPIGTIILLLGALKYYHTQKTKKKYSSEVPILAR
- a CDS encoding EhaE family protein — protein: MNLIILTTYIGYFLLIVGTIGAIFGPMVDDPFKRLLNMEVPSMGVSLIFLAYNETLALMTYLAVNAILMLVLVRAIIKNEEMEE
- a CDS encoding EhaF family protein — translated: MRKLSKIWNYMSKPEVVPRLFAGFLCLVLFVEFFAPTTFNGNQLYPKDVPQGQIFKTPLAPYDRGGAPLKKAADIKTQYPQFEPIRGKITAYLTPISIWISEKTPYFGTTIVSTPGGILDEILYYTRGFDTVLESTTLLISFIIFSWIYLNRDEVK
- a CDS encoding EhaG family protein, coding for MDIVSYLFNKTVVSGFIIGILSLYAISRQKSDIHMLLLTDLVECAMLVVIAAVGTDLAEALVLPGLVVSMAELLAVSEVLVLRNEMRANNYNKHKKSKLLEEFIVKEIPHCKDIKFGKMEVLSSAPRFMAFILVIYGALLTGFTGGAVMASGLLFYLLSLGATGNGISLNNIKHTWESISGFSGIMWAFWILFGFIGFFLFPQKYLYFLLIAGCALALKVGSKLGLIGDILK